In a single window of the Mercenaria mercenaria strain notata unplaced genomic scaffold, MADL_Memer_1 contig_4701, whole genome shotgun sequence genome:
- the LOC128554083 gene encoding uncharacterized protein LOC128554083 — protein MILHLGCNVFPVPPGILHDPIAADLYLKALKDGKEKDRSIRINVVGNFAQGKTSLVKRLVGESVEDVESTNGIEVDRYSCWKGADCTLSYVKKESIDTSDIGKRLVAIACSDTEFGNDNKTEAGSADESVMSEIETGLTETTLYDRKNMKRFWSDVEVTESAESVTQTHDVDETETLDSRYLIAAEELRIFEEQLRHREINNSGEESNPVSFDIWDFGGQYTFYATHTIFLSRKAIYILVFNLSSDLNERLKEEIDNEDESCLSSKDRDMKYFINFWMNSIHSFVGNDAGTEPQVILVGTHKDKLKGDKKTKQKSAEIYFSDIRDLFEGTHVLNHIRSEDYAVDNTDETDKSIKELREKIIEIGEENAKTEIIPAKWIHLEKTLIQNRHRKIVSLKTVIEMDAESIFPIAKHDQIKLFLKYHHNKGTLCYFDKEPISRDVVLDPQYLIDAFKCIITAERFCKKNNEIRPFWQKLIKEAKLEHALIDKIWAKEEEHGFMKHKDTLLEFLKKHHIISEVRYNSNKLLPVVCDWFIVPSFLRDHSSESKISEFLTGKQQTQMRYMLTFDSTAIVPTVYYRVIAATLGKYAVVKFQTANLMYKNLSVFRLETYNAGLIELKNATIELTVVGLCPSVTVNAEVADGFRRFVVSIVEHTFGKLRDAAEQFKKPFVSRFRCNHPSHGFSGSVNLMEISQMETKKLLPCPDSMSHEIFTKKAMSEWFQNSECLKLTPKYELSDKYLSKISRAIGGNWELLGYELGLTEVDIQHIIADNPHSVILRIYKMLKLWSRKEAEKASTATIDVLVQTIKVCREVFVDWDIIRNVIDELE, from the coding sequence ATGATCTTGCATCTAGGTTGTAATGTATTTCCAGTTCCCCCCGGAATTCTTCATGACCCAATTGCTGCGGACTTGTATCTTAAAGCCTTAAAAGATGGGAAAGAAAAAGACCGATCCATTCGAATAAACGTTGTTGGTAACTTTGCACAAGGTAAAACATCTCTAGTTAAACGATTAGTCGGAGAATCTGTTGAAGATGTAGAAAGTACAAATGGTATAGAAGTTGATCGGTATAGCTGTTGGAAGGGGGCAGACTGCACATTGTCCTATGTGAAGAAAGAATCTATAGATACCTCAGATATAGGCAAACGCCTGGTGGCTATTGCGTGTTCCGATACAGAATTTGGAAATGACAACAAAACGGAAGCTGGGAGTGCCGACGAATCAGTCATGTCCGAAATTGAAACTGGCCTTACAGAGACAACTCTCTATGACAGGAAAAACATGAAACGATTTTGGTCAGATGTTGAAGTGACTGAGTCAGCAGAGAGTGTAACACAGACACATGATGTCGATGAAACTGAAACACTAGACTCGAGATATTTGATAGCCGCAGAAGAATTAAGAATATTTGAAGAACAGCTTAGACACAGGGAGATAAATAACTCAGGCGAAGAAAGTAATCCTGTGTCTTTTGATATTTGGGACTTCGGGGGTCAGTATACATTTTATGCTACCCATACAATATTTCTTAGTAGGAAAGCCATATATATATTGGTATTTAATCTTTCCTCAGACTTAAACGAACGATTAAAGGAGGAAATCGACAATGAGGATGAATCATGTTTGTCATCGAAGGACAGggatatgaaatatttcattaatttctggATGAACTCAATTCATTCTTTCGTAGGCAATGATGCAGGAACAGAACCTCAGGTAATTCTTGTTGGAACACATAAAGATAAGCTCAAGGGTGataaaaaaacaaagcaaaaatcgGCTGAAATATACTTCAGTGATATTCGGGACCTCTTCGAAGGAACGCATGTGCTTAACCATATCCGGTCAGAAGATTACGCAGTAGATAACACTGACGAAACCGATAAATCTATTAAAGAACTTagagaaaaaataattgaaattggTGAAGAAAATGCAAAAACGGAAATAATACCGGCAAAATGGATACACCTAGAAAAGACATTGATTCAAAATAGACACAGAAAAATAGTATCGCTGAAAACTGTGATTGAAATGGACGCTGAGAGCATTTTTCCCATAGCTAAACATGACCAGATCAAATTGTTTCTGAAATACCACCATAACAAAGGTACCTTGTGTTATTTTGACAAAGAACCAATATCCAGAGACGTAGTGTTGGACCCTCAATACTTAATCGATGCATTTAAATGCATCATTACTgctgagagattttgtaagaagAACAATGAGATAAGACCATTTTGGCAAAAACTTATCAAGGAAGCAAAGTTGGAACACGCTCTTATCGACAAAATTTGGGCAAAAGAAGAAGAACATGGTTTCATGAAACATAAAGATACTCTTCTTGAATTTCTCAAGAAACATCATATCATATCGGAAGTGAGGTATAATAGTAACAAACTATTGCCTGTAGTGTGTGATTGGTTTATCGTGCCAAGTTTTCTGCGGGATCACAGTTCAGAGTCCAAAATATCTGAATTCCTCACAGGGAAACAGCAAACACAAATGCGTTACATGCTGACATTTGATAGTACTGCTATTGTTCCAACGGTATATTATCGTGTGATTGCAGCCACATTAGGGAAATACGCTGTAGTTAAGTTCCAAACCGCTAATTTGATGTACAAAAACCTGTCAGTTTTTCGTCTGGAAACATATAATGCCGGCCTGATAGAATTGAAAAATGCAACCATAGAGCTTACAGTAGTTGGTTTGTGTCCATCAGTAACAGTGAATGCTGAAGTAGCTGACGGCTTTCGTCGCTTTGTTGTATCAATAGTTGAACACACGTTTGGCAAACTACGAGATGCGGCCGAACAGTTCAAGAAACCGTTTGTGTCAAGGTTCAGATGCAACCACCCCAGTCACGGATTTTCTGGAAGTGTAAACCTCATGGAAATATCGCAAATGGAAACCAAAAAGCTTTTGCCATGTCCTGATTCAATGTCGCACGAAATCTTTACTAAAAAGGCTATGTCTGAGTGGTTCCAAAATAGCGAATGTCTCAAGCTCACCCCAAAGTATGAACTGTCTGACAAATATCTGAGCAAAATATCTCGGGCTATTGGAGGTAATTGGGAACTACTTGGATATGAACTTGGTCTGACGGAAGTGGATATTCAGCATATTATTGCTGATAATCCACACTCGGTAATTCTGAGAATTTACAAAATGCTAAAACTGTGGAGTCGGAAAGAGGCAGAGAAGGCTTCTACTGCTACCATAGATGTTTTAGTGCAGACCATAAAAGTTTGCAGAGAAGTGTTTGTCGATTGGGACATCATTCGAAACGTGATAGACGAACTAGAATAA